Proteins encoded together in one Streptomyces sp. NBC_01216 window:
- the nuoL gene encoding NADH-quinone oxidoreductase subunit L, with protein sequence MENLIALLIAAPLLGAAVLLCGGRRLDKAGHWLGTLFAAVSFALGVLLFADMLGKGADDRALHQTLYTWIPVESFQADIAFQLDQLSMTFVLLITGVGTLIHVYSIGYMEHDERRRRFFGYLNLFVAAMLLLVLADNYLLLYFGWEGVGLASYLLIGFWQHKPSAATAAKKAFLVNRVGDMGLSIAIMIMFTTFGTFAFGPVLGSVDGASEGTLTAIALMLLLAACGKSAQVPLQSWLGDAMEGPTPVSALIHAATMVTAGVYLIVRSAAVFDAAPDAQLVVTVVGAVTLLFGAIVGCAKDDIKKALAGSTMSQIGYMILAAGLGPIGYVFAIMHLVTHGFFKAGLFLGAGSVMHGMNDEVDMRRYGGLRKYMPVTFVTFGLGYLAIIGFPGLSGFFSKDKIIEAAFAKGGTEGWILGAVTLLGAAITAYYMTRVMLMTFFGEKRWQADENGEPPHPHESPRSMTIPMILLALGSVFAGAFFGIGDRFVAWLEPVTPFEHGHPPISAGAITAATVTVMVVGVAVAYLQYGRRPVPVAPPRGSLLTRAARRDLYQDDFNHVVLVRGGEHLTRSLVYVDHSLVDGVVNGTAASVGGLSGRLRKLQNGYARSYAVSMFGGTAVLIAATLLMRAV encoded by the coding sequence GTGGAGAACCTGATTGCGCTGCTCATCGCGGCGCCCCTGCTGGGAGCGGCCGTCCTGCTGTGCGGCGGCCGGCGCCTGGACAAGGCCGGGCACTGGCTCGGCACCCTGTTCGCCGCCGTCTCCTTCGCCCTCGGCGTGCTGCTCTTCGCCGACATGCTCGGCAAGGGCGCCGACGACCGGGCGCTGCACCAGACGCTGTACACCTGGATCCCGGTCGAGAGCTTCCAGGCGGACATCGCCTTCCAGCTCGACCAGCTGTCGATGACGTTCGTCCTGCTGATCACCGGTGTCGGCACGCTCATCCACGTGTACTCGATCGGGTACATGGAGCACGACGAGCGGCGCCGCCGCTTCTTCGGGTACCTGAACCTGTTCGTCGCGGCGATGCTCCTGCTCGTCCTCGCCGACAACTACCTGCTGCTGTACTTCGGCTGGGAGGGTGTCGGCCTCGCCTCGTACCTCCTGATCGGCTTCTGGCAGCACAAGCCCAGCGCGGCCACCGCCGCCAAGAAGGCATTCCTGGTCAACCGGGTCGGCGACATGGGCCTCTCGATCGCCATCATGATCATGTTCACCACCTTCGGGACCTTCGCCTTCGGGCCGGTCCTCGGCTCCGTGGACGGCGCGAGCGAGGGGACCCTGACGGCGATCGCCCTGATGCTGCTCCTCGCTGCCTGCGGCAAGTCGGCCCAGGTACCACTGCAGTCCTGGCTCGGTGACGCGATGGAGGGCCCGACCCCGGTCTCGGCCCTCATCCACGCGGCCACCATGGTCACCGCCGGTGTCTACCTGATCGTCCGCTCCGCCGCCGTCTTCGACGCCGCGCCGGACGCGCAGCTGGTGGTCACCGTCGTCGGCGCGGTCACGCTGCTCTTCGGTGCGATCGTCGGTTGCGCCAAGGACGACATCAAGAAGGCCCTCGCCGGGTCCACGATGTCGCAGATCGGCTACATGATCCTGGCGGCGGGCCTCGGCCCGATCGGCTACGTCTTCGCCATCATGCACCTGGTCACCCACGGCTTCTTCAAGGCCGGCCTCTTCCTCGGTGCGGGATCGGTCATGCACGGCATGAACGACGAGGTGGACATGCGCCGTTACGGCGGCCTGCGGAAGTACATGCCGGTCACCTTCGTCACCTTCGGGCTCGGCTACCTCGCCATCATCGGCTTCCCCGGCCTGTCCGGATTCTTCTCCAAGGACAAGATCATCGAGGCGGCCTTCGCCAAGGGCGGCACCGAGGGCTGGATCCTCGGCGCGGTCACCCTGCTCGGCGCCGCGATCACCGCGTACTACATGACCCGCGTGATGCTGATGACCTTCTTCGGTGAGAAGCGCTGGCAGGCCGACGAGAACGGCGAACCGCCCCACCCGCACGAGTCGCCCCGGTCCATGACCATCCCGATGATCCTGCTGGCCCTCGGGTCGGTGTTCGCGGGCGCGTTCTTCGGCATCGGCGACCGCTTCGTCGCCTGGCTGGAGCCGGTGACCCCGTTCGAGCACGGCCACCCGCCGATCAGCGCCGGTGCCATCACCGCCGCGACGGTCACCGTCATGGTGGTCGGCGTCGCCGTCGCCTACCTCCAGTACGGCCGCCGCCCGGTCCCGGTCGCGCCGCCCCGCGGCTCGCTGCTCACCCGGGCCGCCCGCCGCGACCTGTACCAGGACGACTTCAACCACGTCGTCCTCGTCCGCGGCGGCGAGCACCTCACCCGCTCGCTCGTCTACGTCGACCACAGCCTGGTCGACGGCGTGGTCAACGGCACCGCGGCCTCGGTCGGCGGCCTGTCCGGCCGGCTGCGCAAGCTCCAGAACGGCTACGCCCGCTCGTACGCGGTCTCCATGTTCGGAGGTACTGCGGTGCTGATCGCCGCGACCCTGCTGATGAGGGCGGTGTAA
- the nuoK gene encoding NADH-quinone oxidoreductase subunit NuoK, which translates to MNPVNYLYLAALLFTIGAAGVLIRRNAIVVFMCVELMLNACNLALVTFSRMHGNLDGQVIAFFTMVVAAAEVVVGLAIIVSVFRARHSASVDDASLMKL; encoded by the coding sequence GTGAATCCCGTCAACTACCTGTATCTCGCCGCACTGCTGTTCACCATCGGCGCGGCCGGTGTGCTGATCCGGCGCAACGCCATCGTGGTGTTCATGTGCGTCGAGCTGATGCTGAACGCCTGCAACCTCGCGCTGGTGACGTTCTCCCGGATGCACGGCAACCTCGACGGCCAGGTCATCGCGTTCTTCACGATGGTCGTCGCCGCCGCGGAGGTCGTCGTCGGCCTCGCGATCATCGTGTCGGTCTTCCGTGCGCGCCACTCGGCCTCGGTCGACGACGCCAGCCTGATGAAGCTGTGA
- a CDS encoding NADH-quinone oxidoreductase subunit J, giving the protein MSADLAAYATSGGEAFQFWVLGTVAVAGALCTILMKKAMHSALCLAATMIVLAVFYLANGAYFLGIVQVVVYTGAIMMLFLFIVMLVGVTAADSLKETIKGQRWWAAACGLGFGILLVAGIGQASLTEFEGLGAANGAYGGNVQGLAALIFTRYVFAFEITGALLITAAVGAMVLTHRERTEKARTQRELSERRVREGSPDHRPSAGDTAWPLPTPQPAPGVYARHNAVDVAGLLPDGTPAELTVMQTLRKRGQIRDVSTETLADLKALEQRSEERLGRDRDEEEAPR; this is encoded by the coding sequence ATGAGTGCCGACCTCGCGGCGTACGCCACCTCCGGCGGTGAGGCATTCCAGTTCTGGGTGCTCGGCACCGTCGCCGTGGCAGGCGCCCTGTGCACGATCCTGATGAAGAAGGCCATGCACAGCGCGCTGTGCCTCGCCGCGACCATGATCGTCCTGGCGGTGTTCTACCTCGCCAACGGCGCGTACTTCCTCGGCATCGTCCAGGTCGTCGTCTACACCGGCGCGATCATGATGCTCTTCCTCTTCATCGTCATGCTGGTCGGTGTCACGGCCGCGGACTCGCTGAAGGAGACCATCAAGGGACAGCGCTGGTGGGCCGCGGCCTGCGGACTCGGCTTCGGCATCCTGCTCGTCGCCGGCATCGGCCAGGCGTCGCTCACCGAATTCGAGGGACTCGGCGCGGCCAACGGCGCCTACGGCGGCAACGTCCAGGGTCTCGCCGCGCTCATCTTCACCCGGTACGTCTTCGCCTTCGAGATCACCGGTGCGCTGCTGATCACCGCCGCCGTCGGCGCGATGGTGCTCACGCACCGCGAGCGCACCGAGAAGGCCAGGACCCAGCGCGAGCTGTCCGAGCGGCGTGTGCGCGAGGGCTCGCCCGACCACCGGCCCTCGGCCGGAGACACCGCCTGGCCGCTGCCGACCCCGCAGCCCGCGCCCGGGGTCTACGCCCGGCACAACGCCGTGGACGTCGCCGGTCTGCTGCCCGACGGCACCCCCGCCGAGCTGACGGTGATGCAGACGCTGCGCAAGCGCGGCCAGATCCGGGACGTGTCCACCGAGACACTGGCCGATCTCAAGGCGCTGGAACAGCGCTCCGAGGAGCGGCTCGGCCGGGACCGGGACGAAGAGGAGGCCCCGCGGTGA
- the nuoI gene encoding NADH-quinone oxidoreductase subunit NuoI, with protein MSDFQNPVAGFGVTFKAMFKKRLTEQYPEQQKATAPRFHGRHQLNRHPDGLEKCVGCELCAWACPADAIYVEGADNTDEERYSPGERYGVVYQINYARCILCGLCIEACPTRALTMTNEFELADSSRENLIYTKEQLLAGLEEGMVDSPHAIYPGMDEQDYYRGLVTEAAPGTVRQVATTKGEKGEPEEVDV; from the coding sequence GTGTCTGATTTCCAGAATCCGGTGGCCGGCTTCGGCGTGACCTTCAAGGCCATGTTCAAGAAGCGGCTGACCGAGCAGTACCCGGAGCAGCAGAAGGCGACGGCGCCGCGCTTCCACGGCCGGCACCAGCTCAACCGTCATCCGGACGGACTTGAGAAGTGCGTGGGCTGCGAACTGTGCGCCTGGGCCTGCCCCGCGGACGCCATCTACGTGGAGGGCGCGGACAACACCGACGAGGAGCGCTACTCCCCGGGCGAGCGGTACGGCGTGGTCTACCAGATCAACTACGCCCGCTGCATCCTGTGCGGACTGTGCATCGAGGCGTGCCCGACGCGGGCGCTCACGATGACCAACGAGTTCGAACTGGCCGACTCCTCCCGCGAGAACCTGATCTACACCAAGGAACAGCTCCTCGCCGGGCTGGAGGAGGGCATGGTCGACTCCCCGCACGCCATTTACCCGGGGATGGACGAGCAGGACTACTACCGGGGGCTGGTCACCGAAGCCGCGCCCGGCACGGTCCGGCAGGTCGCCACCACCAAGGGGGAGAAGGGCGAGCCGGAAGAGGTGGACGTATGA
- the nuoH gene encoding NADH-quinone oxidoreductase subunit NuoH — MTALAPLADAQRSVLAAEDLSLFGTDPWWLVAVKAVFCFAFLMITVLFSIVWERKVVAWMQRRVGPNRHGPWGLLQSLADGIKLMLKEDVIVKRADKVVYVLAPVIAAAPAFMAIAVIPFGPAGNEVSVFGHRTSMQLTDLPIAMLYVLAIASVGIYGIVLAGWSSGSTYPLLGGLRSCAQMISYEIAMGAAFASVFLYSGSMSTSAIVEAQADRWFIVLLPVSFIIYVVTMVGETNRAPFDMPESEGDLVGGFNTEYSSIKFAMFMLAEYVNMVTVSAVSVTLFLGGWRAPYPVSSFWEGANHGWWPLLWFVIKVQLLLFFFIWLRGTLPRVRYDQLMKLGWKVLIPVSVLWLMLVATVRALRNENYAFQTIVLYVAGAVLAVLLLSFVADMFRERKAKGEAAESESEETRPFDPMAGGFPVPPKPGQSLPPVPRRRPRHDRDLVVSGAPDSATASEGKETDGV; from the coding sequence ATGACCGCCCTCGCTCCACTCGCGGACGCACAGCGCAGCGTGCTCGCCGCCGAGGACCTCTCCCTGTTCGGCACGGACCCCTGGTGGCTCGTCGCGGTCAAGGCCGTCTTCTGCTTCGCCTTCCTGATGATCACGGTGCTCTTCTCCATCGTGTGGGAGCGCAAGGTCGTCGCCTGGATGCAGCGGCGGGTCGGCCCGAACCGGCACGGCCCCTGGGGCCTCCTCCAGTCCCTCGCGGACGGCATCAAGCTGATGCTGAAGGAGGACGTGATCGTCAAGCGGGCCGACAAGGTCGTGTACGTCCTCGCCCCGGTCATCGCCGCGGCCCCGGCGTTCATGGCGATCGCCGTGATCCCCTTCGGCCCGGCGGGCAACGAGGTCTCGGTCTTCGGCCACCGCACCTCGATGCAGCTCACCGACCTTCCGATCGCCATGCTGTACGTGCTGGCCATCGCCTCCGTCGGCATCTACGGCATCGTGCTCGCGGGCTGGTCGTCCGGCTCCACCTACCCGCTGCTCGGCGGTCTGCGCTCCTGCGCGCAGATGATCTCCTACGAGATCGCCATGGGCGCCGCGTTCGCCTCCGTCTTCCTCTACTCCGGGTCGATGTCGACCTCGGCGATCGTCGAGGCGCAGGCCGACCGCTGGTTCATCGTCCTGCTGCCGGTGTCCTTCATCATCTACGTGGTCACCATGGTCGGCGAGACCAACCGGGCCCCCTTCGACATGCCGGAGTCCGAGGGCGACCTGGTCGGCGGCTTCAACACCGAGTACTCCTCGATCAAGTTCGCGATGTTCATGCTCGCCGAGTACGTGAACATGGTGACGGTCTCGGCCGTGTCCGTGACGCTCTTCCTCGGCGGCTGGCGGGCCCCGTACCCGGTCTCCAGCTTCTGGGAGGGCGCGAACCACGGCTGGTGGCCGCTGCTCTGGTTCGTCATCAAGGTCCAGTTGCTGCTGTTCTTCTTCATCTGGCTGCGCGGCACGCTGCCCCGCGTCCGCTACGACCAGCTGATGAAGCTCGGCTGGAAGGTCCTCATCCCGGTCTCGGTGCTCTGGCTGATGCTGGTCGCCACCGTCCGCGCGCTGCGGAACGAGAACTACGCGTTCCAGACGATCGTGCTCTACGTCGCCGGCGCCGTCCTCGCCGTCCTGCTGCTCTCCTTCGTCGCGGACATGTTCCGCGAACGGAAGGCCAAGGGCGAGGCGGCCGAGTCCGAGTCCGAGGAGACGCGGCCCTTCGACCCGATGGCCGGCGGGTTCCCCGTACCGCCCAAGCCGGGACAGTCCCTGCCGCCGGTCCCGCGGCGGCGGCCCCGCCACGACCGTGACCTGGTGGTCAGCGGCGCCCCCGATTCTGCTACCGCGAGTGAGGGAAAGGAGACGGACGGTGTCTGA
- a CDS encoding NADH-quinone oxidoreductase subunit G, whose translation MTVIASTPSGGSAAGPSGAAAQDMVTLTIDGAEVSVPKGTLVIRAAEQLGIEIPRFCDHPLLDPVGACRQCIVEVEGQRKPMASCTITCTDGMVVRSQLTSPVAEKAQHGVMELLLINHPLDCPVCDKGGECPLQNQAMSHGQSESRFEGRKRTYEKPVPISTQVLLDRERCVLCARCTRFSDQVAGDPMIELLERGALQQVGTGEGDPFESYFSGNTIQICPVGALTSAAYRFRSRPFDLVSTPSVCEHCAGGCATRTDHRRGKVMRRLAAEDPEVNEEWVCDKGRFGFRYAQQRDRLTTPLVRDADGVLEPASWPEALEAAARGLVRGRTGVLAGGRLTVEDAYAYAKFARVALDTNDVDFRARVHSGEEADFLASRVAGRGKDLDGSGVTYSALEAAPAVLLAGIEAEEEAPGVFLRLRKAWRRHGTRTYAVASHATRGLTKAGGTLLPAAPGTETEWLDALTSRVGLDPAGADAAEALRAEGAVIVVGERLAAVPGALTAAVRAATATGAALVWVPRRAGERGALEAGAIPTLLPGGRPATDPRAREEVAAAWGVRELPHGYGRDTGQIVEAAAIGEIGALLVGGVEVRDLPDPARAREALDAAFVVSLELRPSEVTERADVVLPVAAVAEKSGTFLNWEGRARLFEAALKPEQMTRSLAPADARVLHMLADTLDAHLALPDLRSIRRELDRLGGWTGERASEPVEPAQAAPRPGEGEAVLAGHRLLLDLGRLQEGDTALAGTRHAAPARLSAATAAETGVKDGDLLTVTGPAGSVDLPLTVTDMPDRVVWLPLNSTGGGVLSDTGAHPGDLVRIGPAGAGAAEVRS comes from the coding sequence ATGACCGTCATCGCGTCCACGCCCAGCGGCGGCAGCGCGGCGGGGCCGTCCGGGGCCGCCGCCCAGGACATGGTCACGCTGACCATCGACGGCGCCGAGGTCTCCGTCCCCAAGGGGACACTCGTCATCCGCGCCGCCGAGCAGCTCGGCATCGAGATCCCGCGGTTCTGCGACCACCCGCTCCTCGACCCGGTCGGCGCCTGCCGCCAGTGCATCGTCGAGGTCGAGGGCCAGCGCAAGCCGATGGCCTCCTGCACCATCACCTGCACCGACGGCATGGTGGTCAGGTCACAGCTGACCAGCCCGGTCGCCGAGAAGGCCCAGCACGGCGTGATGGAGCTGCTGCTCATCAACCACCCGCTGGACTGCCCGGTCTGCGACAAGGGCGGCGAGTGCCCGCTGCAGAACCAGGCGATGTCGCACGGCCAGTCCGAGTCCCGCTTCGAGGGCAGGAAGCGGACCTACGAGAAGCCGGTGCCGATCTCCACCCAGGTGCTGCTCGACCGTGAGCGGTGCGTGCTCTGCGCCCGCTGCACCCGCTTCTCCGACCAGGTCGCCGGCGACCCCATGATCGAGTTGCTCGAGCGCGGCGCCCTCCAGCAGGTCGGCACCGGCGAGGGCGACCCCTTCGAGTCGTACTTCTCCGGCAACACCATCCAGATCTGCCCGGTCGGCGCACTCACCTCCGCGGCCTACCGCTTCCGCTCCCGGCCCTTCGACCTGGTGTCGACGCCGAGCGTCTGCGAGCACTGCGCGGGCGGCTGCGCCACCCGGACCGACCACCGGCGCGGCAAGGTCATGCGCCGCCTGGCCGCCGAGGACCCGGAGGTCAACGAGGAGTGGGTGTGCGACAAGGGCCGGTTCGGCTTCCGGTACGCGCAGCAGCGCGACCGGCTGACGACCCCCCTCGTCCGCGACGCCGACGGCGTCCTCGAACCCGCCTCCTGGCCCGAGGCCCTGGAGGCGGCGGCCCGCGGACTGGTCCGCGGTCGTACCGGGGTCCTGGCCGGCGGCCGGCTGACCGTCGAGGACGCCTACGCCTACGCCAAGTTCGCACGGGTCGCCCTCGACACCAACGACGTCGACTTCCGTGCCCGCGTCCACTCCGGCGAGGAGGCCGACTTCCTGGCCTCGCGGGTGGCCGGACGCGGCAAGGACCTGGACGGCAGCGGGGTCACCTACTCCGCCCTGGAAGCCGCCCCGGCCGTCCTCCTGGCCGGTATCGAGGCCGAGGAGGAGGCTCCCGGCGTCTTCCTGCGGCTGCGCAAGGCATGGCGCCGGCACGGCACCCGCACCTACGCCGTCGCCTCGCACGCCACCCGTGGACTGACCAAGGCCGGCGGCACGCTGCTGCCCGCCGCTCCCGGCACCGAGACCGAATGGCTCGACGCCCTCACTTCCCGGGTCGGCCTCGACCCGGCCGGCGCGGACGCCGCCGAGGCGCTGCGCGCCGAGGGCGCCGTCATCGTGGTCGGCGAGCGGCTGGCCGCCGTACCCGGCGCCCTGACCGCCGCCGTCCGCGCCGCGACGGCCACCGGTGCCGCGTTGGTCTGGGTCCCGCGCCGGGCCGGAGAGCGTGGCGCGCTCGAAGCCGGTGCCATCCCGACGCTGCTGCCCGGCGGCCGTCCGGCGACCGACCCCCGCGCCCGCGAGGAGGTCGCCGCCGCCTGGGGCGTGCGCGAACTCCCGCACGGCTACGGCCGCGACACCGGCCAGATCGTCGAGGCCGCCGCCATCGGCGAAATCGGCGCCCTGCTCGTCGGCGGTGTCGAGGTCCGGGACCTGCCGGACCCCGCCCGCGCCCGCGAGGCGCTCGACGCGGCCTTCGTGGTCTCGCTGGAGCTCCGGCCGAGCGAGGTCACCGAGCGGGCCGACGTGGTCCTGCCGGTCGCCGCCGTCGCCGAGAAGTCCGGCACCTTCCTCAACTGGGAGGGCAGGGCACGCCTCTTCGAGGCCGCGCTCAAGCCCGAGCAGATGACCCGGAGCCTGGCCCCGGCCGACGCCCGCGTGCTCCACATGCTGGCGGACACCCTCGACGCCCACCTGGCACTGCCCGACCTGCGCTCGATCCGCCGCGAACTCGACCGGCTGGGCGGCTGGACCGGCGAACGGGCCTCCGAGCCCGTCGAGCCGGCCCAGGCCGCGCCCCGGCCGGGCGAGGGCGAGGCAGTCCTGGCCGGACACCGGCTCCTGCTGGACCTGGGCCGGCTCCAGGAAGGCGACACCGCCCTGGCCGGCACCCGTCACGCGGCCCCCGCCCGGCTCTCGGCGGCCACCGCCGCCGAGACCGGTGTGAAGGACGGCGACCTCCTCACGGTGACCGGCCCCGCCGGCTCGGTCGACCTCCCGCTGACGGTCACCGACATGCCCGACCGGGTGGTCTGGCTGCCGCTCAACTCCACCGGCGGCGGAGTCCTCTCCGACACCGGCGCCCACCCGGGCGACCTGGTCCGCATCGGTCCGGCGGGCGCGGGCGCGGCGGAGGTCCGGTCATGA
- the nuoF gene encoding NADH-quinone oxidoreductase subunit NuoF: MTLAAEIDNSSPEKLLAPVLSAFWDQPNSWTLETYKRHEGYEGLKKALAMSPDDLIAYVKDSGLRGRGGAGFPTGMKWQFIPQGDGKPHYLVVNADESEPGTCKDIPLLFANPHSLIEGIVIACYAIRSSHAFIYLRGEVVPVLRRLHEAVREAYQAGYLGEDILGSGLDLELTVHAGAGAYICGEETALLDSLEGRRGQPRLRPPFPAVAGLYACPTVVNNVESIASVPAILNRGKDWFKSMGSEKSPGFTLYSLSGHVASPGQYEAPLGITLRQLLDMSGGMRPGHRLKFWTPGGSSTPMFTDEHLDVPLDYEGVGAAGSMLGTKALQCFDETTCVVRAVTRWTEFYAHESCGKCTPCREGTYWLVQLLRSIENGDGALSDLDKLNDIADNINGKSFCALGDGAASPIFSSLKYFREEYEQHITGRGCPFDPAKSTAWADNHKEVTA, from the coding sequence ATGACCTTGGCAGCCGAGATCGACAACAGCAGCCCCGAGAAGCTTCTCGCGCCCGTCCTGTCCGCGTTCTGGGACCAGCCGAACTCCTGGACCCTGGAGACGTACAAGCGGCACGAGGGCTACGAGGGCCTGAAGAAGGCCCTCGCGATGTCGCCCGACGACCTCATCGCGTACGTCAAGGACTCCGGACTGCGCGGACGCGGCGGCGCCGGCTTCCCCACCGGGATGAAGTGGCAGTTCATCCCGCAGGGCGACGGCAAGCCGCACTACCTCGTCGTCAACGCCGACGAGTCGGAGCCCGGGACCTGCAAGGACATCCCGCTGCTCTTCGCCAACCCGCACTCCCTCATCGAGGGCATCGTGATCGCCTGCTACGCGATCCGCTCCAGCCACGCCTTCATCTACCTGCGCGGCGAGGTCGTCCCCGTCCTGCGCCGGCTGCACGAGGCCGTGCGCGAGGCATACCAGGCCGGCTACCTCGGCGAGGACATCCTCGGCAGCGGACTCGACCTCGAACTCACCGTGCACGCGGGCGCCGGCGCGTACATCTGCGGTGAGGAGACCGCCCTGCTCGACTCGCTCGAAGGACGGCGCGGCCAGCCCCGGCTGCGTCCCCCCTTCCCCGCGGTCGCCGGTCTGTATGCCTGCCCCACGGTGGTGAACAACGTCGAGTCCATCGCCTCGGTTCCCGCGATCCTGAACCGGGGCAAGGACTGGTTCAAGTCGATGGGCAGCGAGAAGTCCCCCGGCTTCACGCTCTACTCGCTCAGCGGGCACGTCGCCTCGCCCGGCCAGTACGAGGCCCCGCTCGGGATCACCCTGCGGCAGCTCCTCGACATGAGCGGGGGGATGCGGCCCGGCCACCGGCTGAAGTTCTGGACCCCGGGCGGCTCCTCCACCCCGATGTTCACCGACGAGCACCTCGACGTGCCGCTGGACTACGAGGGCGTGGGCGCGGCCGGGTCGATGCTCGGCACCAAGGCCCTCCAGTGCTTCGACGAGACCACCTGCGTCGTCCGGGCCGTGACCCGCTGGACCGAGTTCTACGCCCACGAGTCCTGCGGCAAGTGCACTCCCTGTCGCGAAGGCACCTACTGGCTGGTGCAGTTGCTCCGGTCCATCGAGAACGGGGACGGCGCCCTGTCCGACCTCGACAAGCTGAACGACATCGCCGACAACATCAACGGCAAGTCCTTCTGCGCGCTCGGCGACGGCGCCGCCTCCCCGATCTTCTCCTCGCTGAAGTACTTCCGCGAGGAGTACGAGCAGCACATCACCGGCCGCGGCTGCCCCTTCGACCCGGCCAAGTCGACCGCCTGGGCGGACAACCACAAGGAGGTGACCGCATGA
- the nuoE gene encoding NADH-quinone oxidoreductase subunit NuoE produces MTDNASSTDLGMPQLPAPAYPADVRARLEADAKEIIARYPGSRSALLPLLHLVQSEEGHVTRTGMRFCADVLGLTTAEVTAVATFYTMYRRKPSGDYQVGVCTNTLCAVMGGDAIFEELKEHLGVGNDETTADGKVTLEHIECNAACDFAPVVMVNWEFFDNQTPASARKLVDDLRAGRPVVPTRGAPLCTYKETARILAGFPDEREGAVEATGGAGPASLIGLRLAKGEAPHHKIVHPRGESASGEGE; encoded by the coding sequence ATGACCGACAACGCTTCGTCGACGGACCTGGGCATGCCCCAGCTCCCCGCCCCCGCCTACCCGGCCGACGTCCGGGCCCGGCTGGAGGCGGACGCCAAGGAGATCATCGCCCGCTATCCGGGGTCCCGCTCCGCGCTGCTGCCGCTGCTGCACCTGGTGCAGTCCGAGGAGGGCCACGTCACCCGCACGGGCATGCGGTTCTGCGCGGACGTCCTCGGCCTGACGACGGCCGAGGTCACCGCGGTCGCGACCTTCTACACGATGTACCGCCGCAAGCCGTCGGGCGACTACCAGGTCGGCGTGTGCACCAACACGCTCTGCGCGGTCATGGGCGGCGACGCCATCTTCGAGGAGCTCAAGGAGCACCTCGGCGTCGGCAACGACGAGACCACCGCCGACGGCAAGGTCACCCTCGAGCACATCGAGTGCAACGCGGCCTGCGACTTCGCGCCGGTGGTGATGGTCAACTGGGAGTTCTTCGACAACCAGACGCCCGCGTCCGCCCGGAAGCTCGTCGACGACCTGCGCGCCGGCCGTCCCGTCGTACCCACCCGGGGCGCGCCCCTGTGCACGTACAAGGAGACCGCCCGCATCCTGGCCGGCTTCCCCGATGAGCGCGAGGGGGCCGTGGAGGCCACCGGAGGGGCCGGCCCGGCCTCGCTCATCGGGCTTCGCCTGGCCAAGGGAGAGGCCCCGCACCACAAGATCGTCCACCCGCGTGGCGAATCAGCCAGTGGGGAGGGGGAGTGA